Below is a genomic region from Rhizobiaceae bacterium.
CGGTTTTCAAGGTCTTGCAACGCAGGAGCAGGGCAAATCCGCCATATCCGAAGGACGGCCAAACTTGCCGTCAACTGCTTTGTCGATCGCTTCAACCGGGGGTCCACCCCGCTTTTCAGCGATCTTCTCGCATTTGATCGGCAATTTTGCCGCCATATCGACCCCATTTATGGGTCCGTGACCTAGAGCCCCAGCCCGCCGATGCAGACATATTTGGTGTCGAGATAATCCTCGATGCCCTGATGCCCGCCCTCCTTGCCGAGCCCCGACTGCTTGAGCCCGCCGAAAGGTGCCTCGACGGTGGTGATGATGCCCTCGTTCACGCCGATCAGTCCGTATTTCAGCCCTTCGGACACCCTGAAGGTGCGGCCGAGATCGCCGGTGTAGAAATAGCAGGCGAGACCGTAGATCGTGTCGTTGGCGAGCTGGATGGCTTCCTCCTCGGTCTCGAAACGGTAGACCGGCGCAACGGGCCCGAAGATCTCCTCCTGCGTGAAGAGCATGTCGGTGGACGCGTTCGAGATCACGGTCGGTTCGAAGAACGTGCCGCCGAGCGAATGACGGTTGCCGCCGGTCTCGATCTTGCCGCCCTTGGCCCTGGCGTCGGCGATGAACTCCTCGACCTTCTCGACCGCCTTGTCGTCGATGAGCGGCCCCTGCTGGGTTCCCGCTTCCAGCCCGGGGCCGACCTTGAGCTTGCCCGTCGCCGCGGCAAGCTTCTCAACGAATGCATCGTAGACGCCGGCCTGGACGTAGAAGCGGTTGGTGCACACGCAGGTCTGGCCCGAATTGCGGTATTTCGCCGCGATCGAGCCTTCGACCGCGCGGTCCAGGTCGGCATCGTCGAACACGATGAACGGCGCGTTGCCGCCGAGTTCCATCGACACCTTCTTGACGGTCGCGGCCGACTTTTCGATCAGCACCTTGCCGACCTCGGTCGACCCCGTGAAGGTGATCTTGCGCACCAGCGGATTGGCGCAGATCTCGTCGCCGATCTCCGACGCCGAACCGGTGAGGATGTTGACGACGCCCTTCGGGATCCCGGCTTCCTCGCACAGCACGCCCCAGGCGAGCCCCGAATAGGGCGTCTGCGAGGCGGGCTTGACCACCGCGGTGCAGCCCGTCGCCAGCGCCGGTCCGATCTTGCGCGCCAGCATGGATGAGGGAAAGTTCCACGGCGTGATCGCCGCGATGACCCCGACCGGCTCCTTGGTCACCATGATGCGCCGGTCCGCCCAGGGGCTCGGGACCGTGTCGCCATAGGTCCGGCGCCCCTCCTCCGCGTACCACAGGATGTAGGCGGCCGACATGCCGACCTCGCCCTTCGCCTCGGCGAGCGACTTGCCC
It encodes:
- a CDS encoding NAD-dependent succinate-semialdehyde dehydrogenase; protein product: MLQKTSHYLREANLIDGEWVAADSGKTIDVVNPATGLKIGTVPKSGTAETRRAIAAASAAFQSWRRTSANDRAKLMRKLHDAIMDNQDALAELLTMEQGKSLAEAKGEVGMSAAYILWYAEEGRRTYGDTVPSPWADRRIMVTKEPVGVIAAITPWNFPSSMLARKIGPALATGCTAVVKPASQTPYSGLAWGVLCEEAGIPKGVVNILTGSASEIGDEICANPLVRKITFTGSTEVGKVLIEKSAATVKKVSMELGGNAPFIVFDDADLDRAVEGSIAAKYRNSGQTCVCTNRFYVQAGVYDAFVEKLAAATGKLKVGPGLEAGTQQGPLIDDKAVEKVEEFIADARAKGGKIETGGNRHSLGGTFFEPTVISNASTDMLFTQEEIFGPVAPVYRFETEEEAIQLANDTIYGLACYFYTGDLGRTFRVSEGLKYGLIGVNEGIITTVEAPFGGLKQSGLGKEGGHQGIEDYLDTKYVCIGGLGL